The DNA sequence AAATAAAAAGGGAGGCTTCATAAAGGCCTATTTTGCCGGAACTCCGGAGGACGAAAGGGCAATCAAGGAGGCCACGACGGCTACCGTTCGATGCTTTTTATTGGACGATTCAAGCGAAGGGACTTGCTTTTACACGAAAAAGCCCGGAGGCAGGCTCGCCATATTTGCCAAGGCATATTAGGTTAACACACGTCAAACTTGGTTGGCTAAATTTGGCTAAAACCTGATTCGCCTACGCTGTTCCTTCGAAATGCACTATCATATATATATATGCATGGTAGCGTCTTGATAGCACGAAGAATAGTTTGTTTCCCTTGGGGAGGGATAGAAGCATGATAACGGAGGCTAAGCTTAAGGGAGTTACAATAAAGCTTTATAAGGGTGATATAACCACCTATGATGGCGATGCGATCGTCAACGCTGCCAATAACCATCTCTGGATGGGTTCCGGCGTGGCTGGGGCCATAAAAAAGAAAGGAGGTGACGAGATAGAAAAGGAAGCGATGTCGATTGGCCCTGTCAAAGTGGGAGAAGCCGTAGTGACGGGTGCCGGAAAGCTGGATGTCGATTACGTCATCCATGCGGTCGTGATGGGTCAGGATCTCAAGACCAGCGAGAAGATGATTAGGGAAGCGACCCAAAGTGCTTTGATGCGATGCGATGAGTTAAAGATAGAGCGCATTGCCTTTCCTGCCCTCGGCACAGGTGCCGGATCGATTCCCTATGATGCATGTGCATTAGCGATGTTGGAGGAGATATTCTACTACATCGAGGAGGAAGACACGTCCTTGAAAGAAATAGTCATTTACTTATACGACGACGATGCCCTTCGATCGTTTGGACGTGTTCTTGAGCAAATTGTTGCCAAGAAGGCGTGATCGAAATCTGCAGGAGGTGGATCTTGTGTCTAAGCAGGAATCTAGGAATAGCATGACCAGTAAGGAGCAGAAGAGCAGAAAAGAAACGTTAAGCGTCTTGCTAGGAGCAGCGTTTTTGATGGCTACATCTTCGATAGGGCCTGGCTTTTTGACGCAGACAGCCGTTTTTACCGAAAAGCTGAAGGCCTCATTTGCCTTCGCGATTTTGCTTTCGATTATCGTGAGCTTGATCGTTCAATTGAACGTTTGGCGGATATTGGCCGTTTCAAAGATGCGTGCTCAAGATGTGGCCAATAAAGTCTTCCCTGGCCTAGGATATTTCATCGCCTTTTTAGTCGCCATCGGAGGATTGGTGTTTAACATCGGCAACGTTGGCGGGGCGGCTATGGGCTTAAAGGTGATAGCCGGCATACCAATAACGTGGGGCGCTATCATTAGCGCGCTCATAGCCATTATTTTGTTCCTATATAAGGAAATGGGTCGGGCGATGGATCAGTTCACTAAAATACTTGGCTTTATCATGATAGCCCTGGTCTTATACACGGCCATTGTCACCAAGCCCCCTGTCGGCGTAGCCGTAAAGGAAGCCTTCATACCGTCTCAGATAGATTGGATGGTTATCATAACTTTGATAGGGGGTACGGTCGGAGGTTACATCACCTTTTCCGGAGCCCATAGGCTTTTGGACGCCGGAATTTGTGGTCCAGAACAGGTCAAAGACGTCACACGCGGAGCAATGAACGGTGTCATCATAACGGGAGTTATGCGTATACTTCTTTTCCTGGCCATCCTGGGCGTTGTGTGGGCAGGCCATTCCCTAGACCCTTCAAACCCTCCTGCTTCTGCCTTTAGGCTTGGTGCTGGAGAGATCGGATATAGGATATTTGGCGTTATATTGTGGGCTGCCGCTATAACATCGGTTGTTGGTGCTTCATTTACGTCCATATCCTTCTTGCAAACCCTGTTTAAGCATATTCAAAGAAATAACCGATGGTGGATCATCGGGTTCATCATAATTTCTACGGCAATCCTGATCACGATCGGCCAGCCTGTTACTTTGCTCATCTTCGCCGGCTCGGTAAATGGGCTTATACTTCCCTTGGCCCTTCTGTCCATCCTGCTGGCGGCACATAAAAAAGAGGTCGTAGGAGATTACAAGCATCCCATCTGGCTCACTATTACCGGATATTTCATGGTGGCAATTACTCTATGGATGGGCATTATATCGCTCGGGAAGATATTTACTATGTTTAAGTAAAATGTTTAGGGGTAAGGGATGTTATAAACGCCTCCTTACCCCTATTTGATGAAGTAAGGGGTGTGTAAATTGGCTGAATATCTAGAACCTAAGGTCTTGTATGCTGGCGATAGCGCTGTGACCATAGAGTTTGGTGACAGTATAGATATAAAGGTCAACGCAAGAGTACAACAGCTTCGTCAGTTCATAGACCGCGGACAGTTTAACGGTGTTGTGGAACTGGTCCCCACCTATCGCTCCTTAACGGTTTATTTTGACCCCGTTAGGGTAGGAGATGTAGCTCCTTTCTTTGAAAGGCTTAAAAAATTAGCGGCAGACACCAAAGGAGAGGTCCCCAAGGGTGGGCTGATCATAGTAATCCCCGTATGCTATGGCGGCGAATTTGGCCCCGATATGCAAAACGTGATCGACCACACGGGGCTTTCTGAAGAGGAAATAATAAAGCGTCATACCGCGGTGGATTACTATTGCTACATGTTGGGTTTTACGCCCGGTTTTTCCTACTTGGGCGGGATGGATGAGAGCCTTGCCACGCCAAGGTTGAAGGAGCCTCGAAAGGTAATACCCGCTGGAAGCGTTGGCATAGCGGGAAAACAAACCGGCATATATCCCATAGATAGCCCGGGCGGTTGGCAGCTGATAGGCCGAACGCCCTTGAAGCTCTTTGATCCGGAAGGTCAGCCCCCCCTTTTTGATCGACGCGGGAATGTGGGTGCGCTTTCGGAGTATAGACCGCAAGGAATACGATGAAATAGCATCGCAGGTTGCCGCCAGAACATATAAGCCGGAAATCTTGACGAAAAGCGGTGATGCCAAGTGATCTTTGAAGTTTTATCCGCAGGGCTCCTTACGACCGTTCAGGACCTGGGCCGCTGGGGTTACCAGGGCAAGGGCATGCCCGTGGCGGGAGCTATGGATCCTCAGGCTTTAAAGATAGGCAATATATTGGTGGGAAATGATCCCGGTGAAGCGGCCTTTGAGATAACTTTAATGGGCCCGACCCTAGCAGTGCTCGAGGGCGAAGGGCTCATTGCCGTGACTGGAGCAGAAATAAATTTTACCATAAATGATGTTGAAGCGCCGCTGTGGCAATCTGTTAAGGTGCAAGCCGGAGATACCATTGCGCTGTCTGCTCCAAAGGGGCATGGGTGTAGGGCCTATTTGTGCGTTTCAGGAAGTCTGGACGTGCCGATAGTGATGGGAAGTAAGTCGACGTATTTGAGAGCGGGGGTAGGAGGGTTTAACGGTAGGGCACTCAAGGCTGGAGATCGCATCTCTACAGGACCGCTTAAACCGTTGACATGGCTTTCAGTAGGCCTTGCCTGCCCTGAGCGCTTAAGGCCCAAGAGGGAATTAGAACTGCCTTTGCGGGTGGTGTTAGGCCCCCAGGACGACGCCTTTACCGAGAAGGGATTAAAGACGTTTCTTGAATCTGAATATACGATAACTAATGAGGCTGACAGGATGGGCTACAGGCTTGAGGGGCCGGTGATAGAACACAAAGCAGGAGCAGATATCATTTCCGATGCCATACCCTTGGGCGCCGTTCAGGTACCCGGCCATGGCAAGCCCATATGCATGTTGGCCGACAGGCAAACTACTGGAGGCTATACCAAGATAGCGGTCCTTAGCACGCCCGATATAGCCGTCCTTGCCCAGCGCATTCCAGGGCAGACCGTACGATTTAAGGCCATATCCCTGGAGGAGTCCATCGCTGCGACAAAGGCAGAAAGAGAGCAAATTGAAGAGTTGCTAAGGTTACGTGCCTCTTACAGGTCCCGCCGGGTTGTTCCCGTAGGGTCGCCAAAGCCCAGGGTTAGCGAACGCTGGGCATTAAGGGTGGACGGGAGAACCTACGATGTGATCGTGGAGGAACTCGACTAAAATTAAGGAGGTGTTTTCGATGTATTTCATAGATTTGAACAGCGATTTAGGTGAAAGCTTTGGCGCATGGAAGATGGGAAATGATGAAGCTGTATTGGACTTTGTGAGCTCTGCCAACGTAGCCTGTGGATTTCATGCCGGCGATCCGATGGTCATGCTTGCCACTGTAAGGGCGGCCAAGGAAAAGGGAGTGGCCGTAGGAGCCCATCCCGGTTATCCCGACTTAATGGGTTTTGGCAGAAGGAACATGGATGTGACGCCTGACGAAGCTTATGCCTACACGCTATATCAGATAGGGGCAATGCAGGCGGCATGCAATGCAGTGGGAGTTAAGCTCCAGCACGTCAAAGCTCACGGGGCCCTTTATAACCAGGCTGCCAAAAATCACGCCTTGGCTGTAGCAATTGCACAGGCCGTAAAGGATGCCGGCCAAGGTTTGATCCTGCTGGGGTTGGCAAATTCTGAGTTCGACAAAGCTGCGGCTGAAGTTGGTGTGCCTTACGCTGCGGAGGCCTTTGCCGACAGGGCTTACCAGGCGGATGGTACGTTAGTCCCGCGTAAGGTCCAAGGTTCCATGATACATGACGTCAGCTTGGCAGTGGCCAGGGTGGTTCGCATGGTTAAGGAAGGCAAAGTCGAGACCATTGATGGTAAGATCATAGATCTCAAGCCGCATTCCATCTGTCTGCACGGCGATTCTCCCAAAGCTGTTCAGATGGCCACCGAAATCAGAAAGGGCTTGCAAGCAGCAGGTATAAAGATAGTGCCCATATCAGAGGTGATAAAACAATGAGGGCCGTAGATTACGCTCAAAGGACCCCTCAGGAGGTAAGGCTGGCAATAAGGAATAAGGAGTGGAAAGGCCCTACCGCAGGTATGGCCAAGGGCCACGTGCAGGCAAATTTGGTCATATTGCCCAAAGATTGGGCTTACGATTTTCTGGTGTTTGCGCAGCGCAATCCGAAGCCTTGTCCAGTGCTTGATATAACGGAACCGGGGGACCCCGAGCCTAGGCTTGTGGCCAGGGGGGCTGACCTTCGCACCGACCTGCCCAAGTACAGAGTTTGGAAAGACGGCGAGCTTATAGATGAGCCTACGGATATAGTCTCTTACTGGCGCGATGACCTTGTGGCCTTTTTGCTGGGGTGTTCCTTTACCTTTGAATCCGCATTGCTCGATGCCGGGATACCCGTTCGTCATATCGAATGCGGTTGCAACGTCCCCATGTACATAACTAACATTCAATGCATTCCGGCTGGAAGGCTTTCCGGCCCCATGGTGGTGAGCATGAGGCCAATCCCTGCTTGTCAGGTGCCCAAGGCCGTATTGACGACGGGACGATTTCCAGCAGTGCACGGCTCTCCCGTGCACATCGGAGATCCGTCGATCATAGGCATCAAGGACGTCAATAAACCGGATTTCGGCGATTCCGTTCCAATTAATGATGGCGAAGTCCCGGTGTTTTGGGCCTGTGGGGTGACGCCGCAGGCAGCCTTGATGGCAAGCAAGCCACCCTTCGCGATAACCCATGCGCCGGGCCATATGTTCGTATGCGACCCCAAGGACTCAGACTACGCCATATTTTGATGATTTTAAAGGCGAGGGGAAACCCTCGCCTTTGCTTTTACTGTTCCCTTAGGGCCCTTAAAAAACTTGACACGAAGGTGGATACCTCGTCTTTAATTGCCCTTTCCCCAAGGGCTGATTTTTCGGCAATTATCTTTACGATCGCGCTTCCGACGACTATGCCGTCTACGTAAGGTTTTACGGCCTTTACTTTTTCTGGGCTATCTATCCCAAAGCCAAGGGCAAGCGGGACGGATGTGTGCGTCCTGACGCTTTCCATGTACGACTTTATTTCATCGATGGGCCCTCTCGCATCTCCCGTTATGCCAAGGAGGGATACGCAGTACAAGAAACCTTTGGCTACCCTTCCGATTTGACCCAGCCTTTCGTCGTCCGTGTTGGGCGTGACCATGTAGATCGGACATAAACCTTCGCTTGCACACATATCGTAAAATTCCTTGCCTTCGTCGAAGGGGAGATCCGGTATGAGGACGCCAGAAACATTGCAGGCCAGTGCGTCTCTTACAAATGAGCTTTCACCGTATTTCATTATTGGGTTAATATATCCCATTAACACGATAGGTGCGCTGAGGCCCTTTATTTCGCTCAGCATCTTGAATATCTTCGGCATGGTCGTTCCGCTGGCTAGGGCCCGTTGGGATGCCGCCTGAATGACGGGACCGTCTGCCAAGGGGTCAGAAAAGGGCATGCCTACCTCTATTATCCCTGCTCCGAGTTTATCAAGCTCCTTTATGATCTGTGCCGTCGTGTGAAGGTTTGGGTCGCCGGCACAGATGTAAGGGATGAGAAGTTTACCACTATCAAAAGCTTCGGCTATCGTCCTCATGGTTACTCTTCCTCCTTAAAAAGTTTTCCCTTCAATGCCTCCATATCCTTGTCTCCCCTTCCCGAAAGACACAAGACGACCAACGAACCTGGCTTGATGTTCCTATGCTCGCGCATCAGGTAAGCAAGGGCATGAGCGCTTTCAAGTGCCGGGATTATGCCTTCAGTCTCGCATAGGAGCTTGAAGGCCTCTATGGCTTCGTCGTCTGAGGCGTAGGTGTAATACACTCTACCAGTCTCGTGATAGAAGCTGTGCTCAGGCCCAACGCCTGGGTAGTCAAGCCCCGCCGATATGGATACGGCAGGCACTATCTGGCCGTATTCGTCCTGGAGGATGTAGGATTTGGATCCATGCAACACGCCTATGCTTCCTCCCGTAAGTGCTGCGGCGTGCTTGCCCGTCTCTATGCCGTATCCTGCTGCCTCTACGCCCACCATCTTCACCTCTTTGTCGTCAACGAAGGGATAAAACATGCCCATGGAGTTGCTCCCTCCGCCCACGCAGGCCACCAACATGTCGGGAAGACGGCCTTCCTTCTCAAGGATTTGTTCCTTCGTCTCATCGCCTATGATGCGCTGGAAATCGCGCACCATCATTGGGTACGGATGGGGGCCAACGACCGAGCCTATCACGTAATGGGTGGTCGATACGTTGGTCACCCAGTCCCTTATGGCCTCATTGGTGGCATCCTTAAGCGTCATGCTGCCTGAGGCGACGGGTATTACCTCTGCCCCCAGCGTCCTCATCTTATATACGTTTAAGGCCTGCCTGTGTATGTCCTCGACTCCCATGTAGATGTGGCATTCCAATCCAAACTTGGCCGCAGCAGTGGCGGTGGCTAAACCGTGCTGGCCCGCCCCAGTCTCGGCTATGATCCTCTTTTTGCCCATGCGCATGGCAAGGAGTATCTGGCCGATCACATTATTGATCTTATGTGCGCCAGTATGATTTAAGTCCTCACGCTTCAGGTAAAGCTTTATGCCCCCAAGGCAGGTGGAAAGGCGATCGGCATAGTAAAGCGGCGTCGGTCTTCCTGAGTATTCCTTCAATAAATAGTTATACTGTGATATAAAGGACGGGTCGTCTTTCGCCTCCAGGTAAGCCTTTTCCAGTTCTTCCAGTGCCGGCATTAAAGTTTCGGGCACGAATCTCCCGCCGAATTTGCCAAAATATCCCTTAACTTTCAATTTATATCCCTCCCGTTTCTGTTTTAAAATTCGTTGAGTTTTCTAACTTTTTTCATTAAGTCCACTATCTTTGATTCATCTTTTACTCCTGGCGATACCTCAAGCGAGCTGTTTACATCTATTGCGCTTGGACTTAAAAGCTTTACCGCCTGCTCGACGTTTTCCGGGCCGATCCCGCCGGCCAAGATGAAGGGCTTTTTGAAGTTAAAATTCCTTATCAACTGCCAGTTGAAGGTAGTACCTGTGCCCCCTCTTAGCTTTCCCCGTTTAGCGTCAAGCATTATGAAATTTGCAACTTCTTCGTAGCGACTAATGAGCTTCAGGTCTTCCTCTCCCTCTATGGCAATTGCCTTTATGGACCTTAAAGGACAGTTCGATATGAAGCCTGGTTCTTCTTTGCCATGAAATTGGATCAAGTCAAACGCTTTGCTACTTATTATTTCATCCATTAGTTCGAAGGAAGGGTCACTTACCACTGCCACGACGACAACCAAGGGAGGAACGGAACTTGCAAGCTTTTTTGCCCTGTCAACGTCAACCCTCCTGGGGCTGGGAGCCAAAACGAAGCCCACGGCATCAGCTCCTGCCATTACTGCCGCTGTTACATCCCTTTCTCTGGTCAGTCCGCATATTTTCACCCTTAACCTCATCTAGTATCACCTAATAATTCCTTTAGCAGACTTGTCGGATTAGATGAACGCATGAGCGTCTCGCCGATGAGAATTCCATCGAAGCCCAACTCCTGCAGCCTTTTTACGTCCTCTTTGGTCCTTACCCCGCTTTCGGCGACCAGCTTCCTTTCGCTTCCCGGTTCTAGCAAGTGAAAGGCCTTTATCAGGGATTCACACCTTCCCATATCGACGGTCATGGTCTTTAAATCTCTGTTGTTGAAACCTATGGCCTTTGCATCGCTTTTCAGTGCCTCTGTAAGCTCATCTTCGTCATGCACTTCTACTAAGGTTTCCATGCCCAGGTCTTGAGCAAGCTTAACTAAGTCGCATAACTTATTGCCCTTCAAGATGGAAACTATAAAAAGCACGGCGTCGGCTCCGGCAAAGAGGCTTTCGTATATCTGAAGCTCATCAAACATGAAGTCCTTTCGCAGTATCGGAAGGTTGGAGCTTTCCTTTGCCAATTGAAGCATCTTCAGGTCCCCTTTAAAGAAATGCCTCTCCGTCACAACCGATATGGCCCTGGCTCCGCCTGCTTCGTACTGCCTTGCCCTATTTGCCGCATCTACGTCTTCGGCTATTGCACCGGCACTTGGGGAAGCCCTTTTTATCTCTGCGATTATCGAGATGTCGTCACAAGACAAAGCGTCGTAGAGGGACCTTTTTGGGGCCTTGATGTTCATTAGCTCCTCGTATTTTTTGCTTACTATTTGATCCAGTATCATGCCGCTTCACCTATACCATTTGTGAACTTAACAATTCTATAAAGGGCGTCAGCGGCAAGGCCTTCTTCGATGACGCGAAGGGCAAGTTTGACCCCTTCGGCCAAGTCTTTCGCCGCTCCAACGACCAGGAATGCAGCTCCTGCATTTAAGGCCACTACGTCCCTTTTTGGCCCTTTTTCTTTTCCGTTTACTATCTCCAGGGCGATCTTCGCGTTTTCCTGCGGCGAGCCTGCAAGCAGGCTGGATATTGGGGCTTGCCTTAAGCCGACGTCTTCGGGCGATATGTAGAACTCCTGCATTTCTCCTTCCTTGAAGAATACGACGTGATTAGGCCCACTCAAGGAAAGCTCGTCCAATCCTCCGTGACCATGCAGTACCATGGCGCTCTTCAGGCCGAGGTTCATCAGCACCTCTGCAAGAGGCCTTATCAGGGAGTCGTCATATACGCCCATTATTTGGTAATTGACGAAGGCGGGGTTGCTTAAAGGCCCAAGCAGGTTAAAAAGCGTCCTTACGCCCAGCTCCTTTCTGGTCCTTGCCACGTTTTTCATGGCCTTATGAAAGTGCGGCGCAAAGAGAAAACCGAAATTGACATGTGATAGAGATGCATTTGCCTCCTCGGGAGACGACAAGATCCTTACTCCCAAGGCCTCCATTAGATCGGCGCTGCCGCTTTTGCTCGATATGGAGCGATTGCCGTGTTTTGCCACCGGTATTCCTGCGCCTGCGACAACCAGGGAGGCTATAGTGGATATATTAAACGTCCCCACCCCGTCTCCGCCCGTACCGCAAGTATCTATGGCCGTCGAAGGTGCCTTGACCTTGATTGCCTTTTGTCGCATGACGTTTGCTGCGGCAGTGATTTCCTCGACGGTCTCTTTCTTGCTTTTGAGCGCCACCAAAAAGCCTGCCGCCTCTATCTCCGTGGCGGTCCCCTCTAAGATCTCCATCATGGCCTCGTGCATTTCCTCGTAAGATAAATCTTGTCTTGCCGCAAGTTTTTCTATATAGCCCCTAAGCATTGTTATCCCTCCTGTTTTTTGCGACTTTTAAGGCTTGTATCAAGGCTCTAGCCTTGTTTTGAGTTTCCATAAATTCCCTTTCCGGATTGGAGCCGGCGACTATCCCTGCTCCGGCCTGAATTGTCAAACCTTCGTCGTTTTGCATGAAGGTCCTGATCAGGATGCTCATCTCCAAATTGCCGTTAAATCCGATGTAGCCTATAGCTCCACCGTAAGGGCCTCTTGGAATAAACTCCATTTCGTCGATGATCTTCATGGCCGCATCCTTAGGGGTTCCCGTTACTGTGCCGGCGGGGAAGGACGCCTTTAACGCCTGCGTTGCCGTAACGTTTGGCATGAGCCTTCCCTCGACTTGAGATACCAGGTGCATGACATTGCTGTACCTTTCCACTTCGAAATATTTAGATACTTTGATGCTTTCAGGCGAGCACATATTTTCGAACTCCTTCATGGAAAGCTCAAGTAAAAGCAAATGTTCTTGGCGTTCCTTGTCGTCGAAGAGCATCTCCATCTCAAAAAAATCGTCCTCGCCCTGGTCCTTTCCGCGACGCCTCGTGCCGGCAATGGGCCTGGTAAGAGCTTGGCCATCCCTTACCCCTAGAAGAAGCTCGGGAGATGAGCCTACTAGACATTTTCCGTCGAATTCCATGATGAACATGTATGGAGAGGGGTTGACTTGCCTTAAGGCCTCATATAACGTCATGGGGTTTACGTACTCCTTCGTCCTAATCTGCCTGGACAGGACTACCTGCGTTGCCTCGCCATCTCCAATGCGCTTAAGCGCTTTTGCAACCATGGATGTGAAATCGTCCTTGGGTGGGAAAGACTCGATCTCCACAGGGCTCTTGCCGTCAAGCTGGCCGGTAAGAAGAGCATTTGCGGATTTATCGCCTGCCTGCAGCGGTTCAACGGGAGCGTCATCGAATAAGCCGGTTTGGTTGCAGTGGATTATCCTTCCGGTGGATCTCTCTAAAACGCAATAAACGGAAGGCTCGAACAAAAAAGCGCCAGGATAGGCAGATAGGTGGGCATTAGATGCGATGTCGTAACCTATGTAGCCTAAAAGACCACCGTTAAAGGGCAAAAGCTCGTCATCCGCAACTTTGTGTTCCTGCATGTAATTGTCGACTGCTTCAAAGAAATCCTCCTTAGGCAGTTTTCTTGTATGGCCATCTTGATCCGTTACGATGGTCACATCGCCTTCTACCTGAAATATCTTTTTAGGTTTGGCCCCCAAAAGCGCGAAATCGCCTAACTCCATGAGAAAAGAAGGTCCGTTGCCTCTCAATGTCCTGTAAAGGCTTACAGCTCTTGTTGATCCTAAACTGCATGAGCAGGTCGTTTCGATCTTTTCTTTCTTTGCATTTTGCGTCTGCATCAATCGTCACTCCTTATTTGCCAAATTTTTGTCTAAAAATAAAACCGGAGGGTCCTTTAGACGAGCCCTCCGGTTATCGAACTTTGGGTATAAACAGAGGGCCAAGAAGACCGATCCTTTAGGGATCTGCCTCCCTGGCCCTCTTAAAATCTATTTAGGCCGCGGGTGGCAGACTCAGTGAGCCTGCCACCACCAATTATTGTTCTTTTTATTAAAACTATCGATCATGGACATATTTGCTATTGCCCCTTTCGTCAGGTTGGGTAAAATTTATCATGGTCCCGTTATATTTGTCAAGGCCAAATTTGTTTTCAAGCGTAATTCATGACGAATTATGCAGTGTTATTTTTTTATTTTGCGTTGGAGGTGTAGTGTTGCGCAAAAGAAAAGAGATATTGTTGGTGTTGTGTACCATAGCCATGATCATGATGATAGGCATCGGCATTGTAAGCCCCATATTGCCTCACTATGCCAGATCGTTTGGCGTCAATATAACCATGGTCGGCCTATTGATAACGGTTTTCGGTCTGGCAAGAATAGCGATTGACGTACCTGCCGGTTCCCTGGTTGAGATCTTTGGCAGACGATCCATGTTGGTGCTGGGGCCTGCCTTATTGGGGGTCGCATCCTTCTGCTGTAGCATGGCAAGAAGCTACTTACAGCTTTTATGTTTTAGGTTCCTGCAGGGATTGGGATCGGGTTTATATACGACTGCCGCGATGGTCATGCTCGCCGATATTAGCAATGTAAGGACACGGGGACCCATGATGAGCTTTTATCAGGGAGCAATCCTTATCGGGGCGGGATTAGGTCCAACGGTAGGCGGTTATATAGCCGATGCATGGGGAATTAGGGCCCCGTTTATCGTATATTCATTTATGGCTGCTTTGGCGACCATTTGGGCTTACGTGAAGCTGCCTGAGACGAAGTCGCCCAAGGCAGCAAAGGCAATATCTAATGATGATATTGAGATTAACGATAAAGAAGACGATGTAAAACAACAAGCGACCATCCTTAAAGGCATAATAAAGCTCTTTAAGAAAAGGGAATTTCTGCTTGGCTCACTTGTGACCTTTAGCATATTTTTTACTCGCACCGGGACGCAAAATCAGCTCATCCCCTTGCTTGGTGCCGACAGGATTGGCCTTTCGGCTTCCCTAATAGGGACAGTCCTCACGATCGTCACAATTTTTCAGTTTATAGCCTTGTTTATCGTGGGCAAACTTTCTGTCAGGTTGCCAAGGAAGACCTTGATAACGCCTGGATGCATCCTTTTGGGCATTGGGCTGGTCTTGGTCGCCTTTAGTAAGAATTACAGCTATTTGCTGATTAGCGCCATGGTTATGGGGGTAGGGATAGGGATGGCAGGTCCTGTCATATCTGCTTACGTCGCCGATACTTTGTCTCGCGACGAATACGGCATCGGGATGGGATTATATAGGGCAATCAGTGACATTGGGTTTGTGGTAGGCCCTGTCACTTTGGGTTGGTTAGCCGATATCGGGGGATTTATAAGGCCAATCCTCATAAATGCAGCATTCGTGATATCTATTGCTTGCATCTTTCACATCTTTGCACGGGAGACGGCTAAGTGAGCAAGTTCACGGGGGAGGTATTATCTTGATAAAGAGGGTAGCATGGGTTGTCACGGGCGCGGGGCACTTTTTAAGGGAGTGCATTGACGTTATAGCCGAATATAAAAGCGACATAAACCTTTTTGTCTCTAGAGCAGGTCTGGAAGTAATCAAGGTGTATGGATTATACGATCACCTGCTCAGAGAAAGTATTGATATAGTAAATGATCAGAGCGCATCCTCTGCAAGCTGTGGTGCCTTTGCTGCGGGTAGATACAGCGTGTTAGTCATAGCGCCTGCTACTTCAAACACGGTGGCAAAGTGTGCATTGGGCATAGCCGATTCCCTACCCACTAACCTGTTTGCTCAAGCGGGTAAATCTAAGGTGCCCATAGTCGTATTGCCAAGTGACGTATCCTGCGAGATAGAGTCCGTGACCCCTTCGGGCAAAAGGATAATGGTATATCCGAGGCCGATAGACATGCGAAACGTAAGTATGCTTAAGGAATTTCCGGGGGTTACGGTGGTAGATGACGTTGAGAAACTGAGATCTAGCTTGGAAATTTATATTTTATAATTCCTTTGATTTAAAACGATTTACTTGCCGACGCAGAACTGACTGAATATGGCATGAATCAGGTCTTCGTCGAAGCTTCTTCCAAGAAGCCTGTCCAGATAATATTTGGCCTCAAGCAAATTTGAAGCT is a window from the Acetomicrobium flavidum genome containing:
- a CDS encoding macro domain-containing protein, whose translation is MITEAKLKGVTIKLYKGDITTYDGDAIVNAANNHLWMGSGVAGAIKKKGGDEIEKEAMSIGPVKVGEAVVTGAGKLDVDYVIHAVVMGQDLKTSEKMIREATQSALMRCDELKIERIAFPALGTGAGSIPYDACALAMLEEIFYYIEEEDTSLKEIVIYLYDDDALRSFGRVLEQIVAKKA
- a CDS encoding NRAMP family divalent metal transporter encodes the protein MSKQESRNSMTSKEQKSRKETLSVLLGAAFLMATSSIGPGFLTQTAVFTEKLKASFAFAILLSIIVSLIVQLNVWRILAVSKMRAQDVANKVFPGLGYFIAFLVAIGGLVFNIGNVGGAAMGLKVIAGIPITWGAIISALIAIILFLYKEMGRAMDQFTKILGFIMIALVLYTAIVTKPPVGVAVKEAFIPSQIDWMVIITLIGGTVGGYITFSGAHRLLDAGICGPEQVKDVTRGAMNGVIITGVMRILLFLAILGVVWAGHSLDPSNPPASAFRLGAGEIGYRIFGVILWAAAITSVVGASFTSISFLQTLFKHIQRNNRWWIIGFIIISTAILITIGQPVTLLIFAGSVNGLILPLALLSILLAAHKKEVVGDYKHPIWLTITGYFMVAITLWMGIISLGKIFTMFK
- the pxpB gene encoding 5-oxoprolinase subunit PxpB, whose amino-acid sequence is MAEYLEPKVLYAGDSAVTIEFGDSIDIKVNARVQQLRQFIDRGQFNGVVELVPTYRSLTVYFDPVRVGDVAPFFERLKKLAADTKGEVPKGGLIIVIPVCYGGEFGPDMQNVIDHTGLSEEEIIKRHTAVDYYCYMLGFTPGFSYLGGMDESLATPRLKEPRKVIPAGSVGIAGKQTGIYPIDSPGGWQLIGRTPLKLFDPEGQPPLFDRRGNVGALSEYRPQGIR
- a CDS encoding 5-oxoprolinase subunit C family protein — its product is MIFEVLSAGLLTTVQDLGRWGYQGKGMPVAGAMDPQALKIGNILVGNDPGEAAFEITLMGPTLAVLEGEGLIAVTGAEINFTINDVEAPLWQSVKVQAGDTIALSAPKGHGCRAYLCVSGSLDVPIVMGSKSTYLRAGVGGFNGRALKAGDRISTGPLKPLTWLSVGLACPERLRPKRELELPLRVVLGPQDDAFTEKGLKTFLESEYTITNEADRMGYRLEGPVIEHKAGADIISDAIPLGAVQVPGHGKPICMLADRQTTGGYTKIAVLSTPDIAVLAQRIPGQTVRFKAISLEESIAATKAEREQIEELLRLRASYRSRRVVPVGSPKPRVSERWALRVDGRTYDVIVEELD
- a CDS encoding LamB/YcsF family protein, with protein sequence MYFIDLNSDLGESFGAWKMGNDEAVLDFVSSANVACGFHAGDPMVMLATVRAAKEKGVAVGAHPGYPDLMGFGRRNMDVTPDEAYAYTLYQIGAMQAACNAVGVKLQHVKAHGALYNQAAKNHALAVAIAQAVKDAGQGLILLGLANSEFDKAAAEVGVPYAAEAFADRAYQADGTLVPRKVQGSMIHDVSLAVARVVRMVKEGKVETIDGKIIDLKPHSICLHGDSPKAVQMATEIRKGLQAAGIKIVPISEVIKQ
- a CDS encoding putative hydro-lyase: MRAVDYAQRTPQEVRLAIRNKEWKGPTAGMAKGHVQANLVILPKDWAYDFLVFAQRNPKPCPVLDITEPGDPEPRLVARGADLRTDLPKYRVWKDGELIDEPTDIVSYWRDDLVAFLLGCSFTFESALLDAGIPVRHIECGCNVPMYITNIQCIPAGRLSGPMVVSMRPIPACQVPKAVLTTGRFPAVHGSPVHIGDPSIIGIKDVNKPDFGDSVPINDGEVPVFWACGVTPQAALMASKPPFAITHAPGHMFVCDPKDSDYAIF
- the trpA gene encoding tryptophan synthase subunit alpha, producing the protein MRTIAEAFDSGKLLIPYICAGDPNLHTTAQIIKELDKLGAGIIEVGMPFSDPLADGPVIQAASQRALASGTTMPKIFKMLSEIKGLSAPIVLMGYINPIMKYGESSFVRDALACNVSGVLIPDLPFDEGKEFYDMCASEGLCPIYMVTPNTDDERLGQIGRVAKGFLYCVSLLGITGDARGPIDEIKSYMESVRTHTSVPLALGFGIDSPEKVKAVKPYVDGIVVGSAIVKIIAEKSALGERAIKDEVSTFVSSFLRALREQ